One region of Chaetodon auriga isolate fChaAug3 chromosome 5, fChaAug3.hap1, whole genome shotgun sequence genomic DNA includes:
- the myl2b gene encoding myosin, light chain 2b, regulatory, cardiac, slow isoform X1, which translates to MAPKKAKKRAEGASSNVFSMFEQAQIQEFKEAFTIMDQNRDGFIDKNDLRDTFAALGRLNVKQEEIDEMLKEAPGPINFTVFLTMFGEKLKGADPEETILNAFKVFDPEGKGTLKKDFVTEMLTTQADRFTPEEMEQMFAAFPPDVAGNLDYKNLVYVITHGEEKDQE; encoded by the exons ATG GCCCCCAAGAAAGccaaaaagagagcagagggagccagCTCCAATGTGTTCTCCATGTTTGAACAGGCCCAGATCCAGGAGTTCAAAGAA GCTTTTACTATCATGGACCAAAACAGAGACGGTTTCATTGACAAAAATGACCTGAGAGACACCTTTGCAGCATTAG GCCGTTTAAATGTCAAGCAAGAAGAGATTGATGAGATGTTGAAGGAGGCACCAGGACCCATTAATTTCACAGTCTTTCTCACCATGTTCGGAGAGAAACTAAAAG GTGCTGACCCCGAGGAGACCATCCTGAATGCATTCAAAGTCTTTGATCCTGAGGGAAAGGGGACGTTAAAGAAAGACTT TGTGACGGAGATGCTGacgacccaggcagacagattCACCCCTGAAGAG ATGGAGCAGATGTTTGCGGCATTCCCTCCAGATGTGGCCGGAAACCTTGACTATAAGAACCTGGTCTACGTGATCACACATGGTGAAGAGAAAGACCAAGAGTAG
- the myl2b gene encoding myosin, light chain 2b, regulatory, cardiac, slow isoform X2 — protein sequence MFEQAQIQEFKEAFTIMDQNRDGFIDKNDLRDTFAALGRLNVKQEEIDEMLKEAPGPINFTVFLTMFGEKLKGADPEETILNAFKVFDPEGKGTLKKDFVTEMLTTQADRFTPEEMEQMFAAFPPDVAGNLDYKNLVYVITHGEEKDQE from the exons ATGTTTGAACAGGCCCAGATCCAGGAGTTCAAAGAA GCTTTTACTATCATGGACCAAAACAGAGACGGTTTCATTGACAAAAATGACCTGAGAGACACCTTTGCAGCATTAG GCCGTTTAAATGTCAAGCAAGAAGAGATTGATGAGATGTTGAAGGAGGCACCAGGACCCATTAATTTCACAGTCTTTCTCACCATGTTCGGAGAGAAACTAAAAG GTGCTGACCCCGAGGAGACCATCCTGAATGCATTCAAAGTCTTTGATCCTGAGGGAAAGGGGACGTTAAAGAAAGACTT TGTGACGGAGATGCTGacgacccaggcagacagattCACCCCTGAAGAG ATGGAGCAGATGTTTGCGGCATTCCCTCCAGATGTGGCCGGAAACCTTGACTATAAGAACCTGGTCTACGTGATCACACATGGTGAAGAGAAAGACCAAGAGTAG
- the LOC143321077 gene encoding serine/threonine-protein phosphatase PP1-gamma catalytic subunit A translates to MADVDKLNIDSIIQRLLEVRGAKPGKNVQLQENEIRGLCLKSREIFLSQPILLELEAPLKICGDIHGQYYDLLRLFEYGGFPPESNYLFLGDYVDRGKQSLETICLLLAYKIKYPENFFLLRGNHECASINRIYGFYDECKRRYNIKLWKTFTDCFNCLPIAAIVDEKIFCCHGGLSPDLQSMEQIRRIMRPTDVPDQGLLCDLLWSDPDKDVLGWGENDRGVSFTFGSEVVAKFLHKHDLDLICRAHQVVEDGYEFFAKRQLVTLFSAPNYCGEFDNAGAMMSVDETLMCSFQILKPAEKKKPNGSRPVTPPRNMVTKQAKK, encoded by the exons ATGGCTGATGTTGACAAGCTCAACATAGACAGTATCATCCAGCGTCTTTTAGAAG TCAGAGGGGCAAAGCCTGGCAAGaatgtgcagctgcaggaaaatgaGATTCGTGGATTATGCCTCAAGTCCAGGGAGATCTTTCTCAGTCAGCCCATTCTCCTGGAGCTGGAGGCCCCGCTCAAGATTTGTG GTGACATCCACGGGCAATACTATGACCTGCTGAGGCTGTTTGAGTATGGGGGCTTCCCTCCAGAAAGCAACTACCTGTTTCTGGGTGACTATGTGGACAGAGGGAAGCAGTCTCTGGAAACCATTTGTCTCCTCCTGGCCTACAAAATCAAATATCCAGAGAACTTCTTCCTGCTGAGGGGAAACCACGAATGCGCTTCGATCAACAGAATATATGGTTTCTATGATGAGT GTAAAAGAAGGTACAATATCAAACTCTGGAAGACCTTCACAGATTGTTTTAACTGCCTCCCTATTGCCGCCATTGTCGATGAGAAGATCTTTTGCTGCCATGGAG GACTGTCACCTGACCTTCAGTCTATGGAGCAGATCAGACGCATCATGCGTCCCACTGATGTGCCCGACCAGGGTCTGCTGTGCGATTTGCTATGGTCTGATCCAGACAAGGATGTCTTGGGCTGGGGGGAGAACGACAGGGGTGTATCGTTTACCTTCGGCTCAGAGGTGGTGGCCAAGTTCCTGCACAAGCATGACCTGGATCTGATCTGTCGTGCCCATCAG GTGGTTGAAGATGGCTATGAATTTTTTGCAAAGAGGCAGCTTGTCACCCTGTTCTCAGCGCCCAATTATTGTGGGGAGTTTGACAATGCTGGTGCCATGATGAGTGTGGATGAGACCCTCATGTGCTCTTTTCAG ATTTTGAAACCAGCTGAGAAGAAGAAGCCCAACGGCAGCCGTCCCGTGACTCCACCTCGCAACATGGTCACCAAGCAAGCCAAGAAATGA
- the pptc7a gene encoding protein phosphatase PTC7 homolog, with amino-acid sequence MLSVLSYGRLVARAVIGGLSQTDSRDYSLVTASCGFGKDFRKGILKKGMCYGDDACFIARHRSADVLGVADGVGGWRDYGVDPSQFSGTLMKTCERLVKEGRFVPSNPVGVLTTSYYELLQNKVPLLGSSTACIVVLDRQSHRLHTANLGDSGFLVVRGGEVVHRSDEQQHYFNTPFQLSIAPPGAEGAVLSDSPDAADSSSFDVQLGDIILTATDGLFDNMPDYMILQELKKLKNTNYESIQQTARSIAEQAHVLAYDPNYMSPFAQFACDNGLNVRGGKPDDITVLLSIVAEYTD; translated from the exons ATGTTGTCCGTGCTGTCGTACGGTAGACTGGTTGCCAGAGCTGTCATCGGCGGACTTTCTCAGACAGACAGCCGCGACTACAGCCTGGTGACAGCGAGCTGCGGCTTCGGCAAGGATTTCCGCAAAGGTATCCTAAAGAAGGGGATGTGCTATGGGGACGACGCGTGCTTCATCGCCCGACACAGATCCGCTGATGTTTTGG GTGTAGCAGATGGAGTAGGTGGCTGGCGGGACTATGGAGTGGACCCATCGCAGTTTTCAGGTACACTGATGAAGACGTGTGAGAGACTGGTGAAGGAAGGACGCTTCGTCCCCAGCAACCCTGTGGGCGTCCTCACAACCAGCTACtatgagctgctgcagaacaaaGTGCCACTGCTGG gTAGCAGCACGGCGTGCATTGTGGTTTTGGACCGGCAGAGTCACCGGCTGCACACAGCCAACCTAGGAGACTCAGGCTTTCTGGTGGTCCGTGGAGGGGAGGTGGTCCACCGCTCAGACGAGCAGCAGCACTACTTCAACACGCCCTTCCAGCTGTCCATCGCTCCCCCGGGGGCTGAAGGGGCTGTCCTCAGTGACAG ccCTGACGCAGCAGACAGCTCCTCCTTTGACGTCCAGCTGGGTGACATCATCCTCACAGCCACCGATGGGCTCTTCGACAACATGCCTGACTACATGATCCTGCAAGAGCTGAAGAAACTCAAG AATACAAACTATGAGAGCATCCAGCAGACTGCCCGGAGCATCGCAGAGCAGGCCCACGTACTGGCATATGACCCCAACTACATGTCGCCTTTCGCACAGTTTGCCTGTGACAATGGACTGAATGTAAGAG GAGGAAAGCCAGATGacatcacagtgctgctgtccaTAGTGGCAGAATACACCGACTAG